GGCCATGGCCACAAGAATACCATTTATTAGGATCAGTTTACCTGCCGGAGACAAGTGGATAAACTTCCAGTTGGTGAGCCTTTTAGATACTTTTTCTGCAATATTCTAGAACGCCACAGTAGACCGCCCATCAATGTCCATGGGGCAACCCAAATAAGTGCCCATTTTATCGTTACTGTTGACCCCCAAGACTCTCCGAAGAATTCGTTTAAAACGTGGGTGAGTGTTGCCCGAGAAAACAACGAATGACTTCTGTAAATTGACTATTTCGCCCGACAAAGAGAAAAACTGATCCATATTACCTTTCAAAATAGCAAAGTTGTCGATGGAAGCTTTAACAAAGAAGAGGGCATCGTCCGCAAAAAATAAGTGGTTGATATACGGAGCACGTCTCCCTGCCTTTAGCCCCACCAGGGCCTTACACTCTTGGAGAAAATCAAGCTTCCGGGCCAGCACTTCCATACAGAGAATGAACAGGTAAGGGGACAGGGGGTCCCCTTGCCTTAGCCCCACCTGAGGAATAATTTTCCCCGTGGGCTCACCGTTGACCAGAATAGAATACGAGACCGTCGAAACACATTGCAGTAGCCATTGGATCCAATTAGCTGGGAAGAGCATCTCCTCGAGAACTTTTCGTAGAAAATCCCACCTTACTCTGTCATATGCCTTATTTAAGTCAACTTTGAAAATTGCCGCCATAGAAGCTCCCTTCTTCTTTCTGATGGTGTGAAGAATTTCGTGAGCAAGAAGACAATTATCGGACATTGCACGTCCCGGGACAAAAGCATTTTGAGTATCTCCCACCAAATCTTCCACCACTTTCCTTAGTCGCCGGACCAAGCATTTCGATATGATCTTGTAGGTAGTGTTGCACAAACTAATAGGCCGAAATTCTGAGACCAATTCCGGCCTATCCACTTTGGGGATGACCGTTATGAAAGTTTCATTCATCTCCTTCAGCATGAACCCGCTACTAAAAAAACTCATAGCAGCCATTTCAACATCCTTGTGCACCATTTCCCATTTCTGGTGGAAAAACCCCGGTGGGACACCGTCCGGGCCGGGAGATTTGAAGGCTTTGATACTGAAGGCGGCCTCCTTGATTTCCTGTAATGAGAAAGGAACATTGAGAATAGAAAAATGGTTAGCATTAAGTTGTTTCATTGGCGGTTTCCAAGAGTCCCACTGGAGGGAGATATCTCCAAGTGGAACAGATGGGATAAATAGATCTTTgtaaaatctgaaaaattcAGCCTTTATCTCACTGCCTTCATATAACCAATCCCCCTGTATGTTCTTGATAGCCCGAATATCGTTCCTGGATTTTCTATCCTTCACACATTTGAAGAAAAAGGAAGTTCCTTGGTCTCCCAACTGATCCCATTTCGAACGGGCCCTTTGTTTCCAGAATGTATTTTTCATTATCACCTCatcttgtttttcttttcttaacaCCGCATCTGCTCGCACCATACTATTCACCGTTGGGTCTTCGTGATTGGCCATAAGATCAGTCTGAATTTTGTTCCAGTCAATACGCCTCTCATCTTTGAAGTCTAGGCACCATTTCTTACAAGATCGAACCAGAAACCGCAATTTCCTTTGCAGCACAAACATTGCTGAACCTGACGCTTCATACTCCCAAGCCTTCGAAATAGTATCTCGTGCCTTCTCTGAATTGAGGCACCACTGTTCTAGCTTATACGGTCTCTTCTTTGGAGTATAGTTGGGGGTACAATCAACTACCACTGGACTGTGATCTGATAAAAGAATAGGTAGGTTCCAAACCATCGCATTAGGGTACACCACCCTCCAATCTGAAGATGCATAGGCACGGTCAATCCTCTCCCATATGTTTCCCCCTTCCTCTCTATTATTTGTCCACGTGAATCGAGCCCCGTGATAGACCTCGTGGTGAGAATTTTGGCAGCTAAAGGTGTTGAGGGACCAACCTCACCCTATTTCGAAGTTATCTCTAGCTATCTGAATAAAGTATATGGTGGGGTAGGTGTTAAATGACCGGGTAATGATGTAGATGATAGGGGAGTATTAAGTGGGTATGACTATCGAAATAAAGCTAGAGAGGAAGTGAATACATTTATGTTTGACCTGAATTGTGAAAGGGGAAGAACGTAAATTTATCTatgtacttatttatttattttgaatttgttaaataaataaaacacggAATGAAGGCAGTAACAGATCTAtccatcattagtttaataaggAGATTACCTATAACCTCCATTTTGATGATAAGTGTCTATAGTTAATTTAGAGATGCAAATTTAATATTCATATCAcaattcgtgcatcgcacgggtactatactagttatcctacctaaagtcctaaactatTAATGTGGGCCTAAGTCTCAATTTATGCCCAAGTAAAGAAAACAGGACGGGCTAAGCCCAGATAAGAAATCTAATAAATCAGAGCCGTTCATCTCTAGGGTTTATCAATCAATATATGTTAAGCCTACCTTTTCGGGTTTCAACCCTTCTCTGTTTTGTCTCAGTTGCTCTCTCTTCCTCGCTAGGGTTTTCCTCGCTCTATCTCCTCTCGTCGATCGGAGGTACGTAATCTCACTTCACCTCTCTCCTTCTTTCGACTGTTTTGTTTCCTTCAATTTTGGTAATGATTTTGGGTTTTATGGTTTAGCTTTCTTGATAACATTTGTgattgattgtttttttttatgtttctgAAATCATTTGTTTGTGTATCAATTTTATGCTTGAAGTCTCCTTTGTGTAGAGATCAGGGAATTCAACTTTATACCATATTTATCTGAGCTTGTTAGTTGCAGTCTTGCAGATGAGCTTTAAATTATAACGTATCGTACTCTATTAGAAAATATGAGTTCGGCAAATTGTTGGATGTGGAAAGCCATTGATAACTTGATACACATTGGACTCTTAGAGTACTGTTCTTTGATCCGTGTCTGTAAATTACTGTTGCTGGAGGTATCTAGCGCTTTGAATAGCAATGCCTCAATCCATGATTTGATGTTTTGGGGATTAAGGGGGTAATGGGAACAGTTTCAATTCTAATAAAGCTCGAATCGGTAAAACCTTATTTCAATTCTAATCTATTAGATGAAGATGAACTATACTGGGTACTTTATTTCATACACTGATGTCAATAAGCTACAATCTTTCGAATTTTCGACACTGGAACACGGTACTATATTACTCGGTAGCAAATCGTTATggtttaaaactttaaatcacATTATTAAAACACTTCCCAGCTTTTACAAGAACAATGCAATTGAATAACACCTAAGAATCTCATCAAAAGCAGAAGATGTCATTAGGAAAaataagaaacagaaatgaagTGAACTGAACTGAGTATCAATGTCAATAGCAAATGTGAAGGCTTCCTTTGATGCAACAACTACCTTTTCCTTTCTCAGCTTTAAATTGAAAGctctttattttcttattacTAATATGATATCTACAAGTTGTTGTATGAGTGAACATTATGTGAGCTTTTTCCAGTGAGTTTATGTTTTGAGAAGTTTAAATTGTTGGTTTACACTGCAGTTAAATCCATTTCACTTGCAAGTTTATGTGTTGAGAATATTGCTTGATCAGCTTCCTTTCTGGTAGATGTGAATGTCTCCTGTTGTGCAAAGACCTAGGCCTTTATTAGTTATAAATTGGTAGCTCTGATTTTCTTACTAGTTAATAAAAAAACGCAAGAAAAATAATCATGGGCCTCCCCTCATGGACCAAATCCAACCTTTGAAAGGCAAACCCAAAAACCCACGAAGGCTGGAAATATTTCGGGTATATTAATCCAACTACGTGAATGAACCACTGAAATGCTGGGAAAaatctaatctagggtttatttttcaGTGTGCGTcgtcagcagcagcagcaaggagAGTAAGAAGCCGCCGCCGTAGCGCCACCCAAACTAGGATCGATTACTCCTTACCTACGCCGTCACCATGGGTCGTATGCACAGTCGCGGGTACTTCTTCTTTTACACTCTCTTTTTCTGACATTTCATCTCTTCTCATTCTTCAATGGCGGCGATTCCTTTTCTTATTTTCTGACCTTTACAGTAAGGGAATGTCCGCCTCTTCTATCCCCTACAAGAGGACCCCACCTTCCTGGCTCAAGATCTCCGCTCAAGATGTAAGTTTTTAGATTTACCTTATTTAGGTAATTGTTCTTGTTGGGTATATTATCCTCTatgatttggttttgaattcTGTTTTTTTCTACCTCGATTAACCGTTcaaatttatttgattagtcTTTTTTTGGGGGGTTTGTTTGGGTATTTTTTATCATATTTTTTGTATTTAAATTTGTGTGTTTCTGTTGAAGGTGGATGAGAACATTTGTAAGTTTGCAAAGAAGGGTTTGACACCTTCCCAGATTGGTGTGATTTTGAGGGATTCTCATGGTATTGCTCAAGTCAAGAGTGTTACTGGTAACAAGATCCTTCGTATCCTCAAAGCTCATGGTAAGTTATTTTCTGATATCTTTTGAAGATTTGATTGGGACTTGCTTTTTTGTAATTGAATGCAGTCATTGTGGTATATGTTGAATAGGAAGAATATGTGGTTGTAAACGGGAGTAAATGTTTCAGTGAAAGTGATTGATGAACGCAGTTTTAACGATTTGATTCTATTAGAAGCTTGTATATAAATTGGatacttttgaattttgatgCTCAAATGTGAATTACCCTTGTTCTATCATAGAGTTTATAGGGATATTGTAAACGATATTGGAACAGATTTAGGTATTTAATCTGTTGGACTAGGCACCTAAGCATAGCTTGTTAGGTTTAACTATGATGTTTACAGACAATGTATTTATGCTTGTGATCTTGAGAGGGTAGAACCGTAGAACTAAGTGATGAGCAAGAAATTAATGAGATTTGACTTTTAAGACATACAGTCATGTGAGATAATAGGTCTTACCGAATAAGGGTCAAACATATTAATCGTTACTTCATTAGATCGGCCATACAACATAACGATCAAACATATTCGTCAATATTAGGATTTGTGTCCCTTTTGCTTGAAGGGTTGCTAACTTTTTGATATATTTAGCTGAACATCTGTGGTTTTTGGTACTTTGAATCCTCGGATGAGTTATCACATGAGTATTCGGATGAGTCCTTGGCCTTGTGAGCCCTTCCCCCGCCTGATATTGGGTTGATATGTTTCTCGAGTTCTTTTTTGTGTGTGTATTTTCTGCTTTTCTTAGCTTGTTTGGAGCCAGTGAACTTTACTTTTTCTTTTACAATCAACTCTATGTTCGAAGTTTGGAATGTGCTGCTTTTCTGTGTTCTCATGTATTCAAGTTTGCTTATGCATTCTAAATCCCGATTTCCCTCTCTATACTATTTAGCTTTATTCTTGGGTCTTGCTAATACTCACCCCCTTTGATGAACAAATAACTTGCTCTTGTAAAATGAGAACCTTGTTAACTGTAAGCAAGCATTTCTTGTGAATGCTTCAACACTTGTGTTTTCGCAATCATCAGGTTAGTACTTGTGGAGAAATTTTCCTAATTATTGTTTATGTTGCTTAG
This sequence is a window from Spinacia oleracea cultivar Varoflay chromosome 1, BTI_SOV_V1, whole genome shotgun sequence. Protein-coding genes within it:
- the LOC110789508 gene encoding 40S ribosomal protein S13; the protein is MGRMHSRGKGMSASSIPYKRTPPSWLKISAQDVDENICKFAKKGLTPSQIGVILRDSHGIAQVKSVTGNKILRILKAHGLAPEIPEDLYHLIKKAVAIRKHLERNRKDKDSKFRLILVESRIHRLARYYKKTKKLPPVWKYESTTASTLVA